The Actinomycetota bacterium genome window below encodes:
- a CDS encoding carbamoyltransferase C-terminal domain-containing protein, whose product MRILGICHDVFICSAAIVVDGVVQVAIPEERLDRSKQSRGFPVLAIRRCLQEAGLELSDFDEIAIGWNPAIEMETPPPGYLTTRRARVEHLFQVPSQLFQFLGTRADGPMTLSNTFVDCPPITFIDHYDAHIGAGFHLSPFDRSAVLVMDGRGEKQTCLLAMANGVEVERLEEVLFPHSLGLLYGAVTQYLGFRPDSDEWKVMALAAFAEGENPYREAFADLVRVADDGTFELDLEYFEFYNFHDARMFSDKFVRRFGPPRLRGEDLVAHHEQIAAATQAVFEEILTRILTRLHARTGVPQLSVSGGCFMNSVFNGKITAVTPFEEVFISSCPDDSGTSLGAALYLSALRTKDRVTDLPQHNFWGVSYTDEQCLETVRRYGLPNTRVVNDPGQSAADDLVAGRILGWFQGPMEFGQRALGGRSILLDPRRSDGKEVVNSAIKFREAFRPFAPAILAERVHEYFDCVPGTRVPYMEKVLRFRPEKASEVPAVVHVDGTGRLQTVDAGAAPRYHRMIECFAEATGVPLVLNTSFNLNGEPIVCSPEDAIRTFFTCGLDVLYLGNVRVAK is encoded by the coding sequence GGCTCGATCGCAGCAAACAGAGCCGGGGGTTCCCCGTGCTCGCCATCCGCCGCTGCCTACAGGAAGCCGGGTTGGAGCTAAGCGACTTCGACGAGATCGCCATCGGGTGGAACCCAGCCATCGAGATGGAGACACCGCCCCCTGGGTACCTCACCACGCGCCGAGCAAGGGTCGAGCACCTGTTCCAAGTACCAAGCCAGCTGTTCCAGTTCCTGGGGACACGCGCCGACGGTCCGATGACGCTGTCGAACACGTTCGTCGACTGTCCACCCATCACCTTCATCGACCACTACGACGCCCACATCGGAGCGGGCTTTCACCTAAGTCCGTTCGATCGGAGTGCGGTCCTCGTAATGGACGGGCGGGGGGAGAAGCAGACGTGCCTGCTGGCCATGGCTAACGGGGTCGAGGTGGAACGCCTCGAGGAGGTGCTCTTCCCACACTCGCTCGGGCTTCTCTACGGTGCCGTCACGCAGTACCTGGGCTTTCGGCCCGATTCCGACGAGTGGAAGGTGATGGCGCTAGCTGCCTTCGCCGAGGGCGAGAACCCCTACCGCGAGGCGTTCGCCGATCTGGTTCGCGTCGCCGACGACGGCACATTCGAGCTCGACCTCGAGTACTTCGAGTTCTACAACTTTCACGACGCCCGGATGTTCTCCGACAAGTTCGTACGGAGATTTGGCCCGCCCCGGCTCCGAGGTGAGGACCTCGTCGCGCACCACGAGCAGATCGCGGCGGCGACCCAGGCGGTCTTCGAGGAGATCCTCACCCGCATCCTGACCCGGCTCCACGCGCGCACCGGCGTACCACAGCTGAGTGTATCCGGCGGCTGCTTCATGAACAGCGTGTTCAACGGCAAGATCACCGCGGTCACCCCCTTTGAGGAAGTCTTCATCTCGAGTTGCCCGGACGACTCGGGCACGTCGCTGGGCGCCGCGCTGTACCTCAGTGCCCTTCGCACGAAGGACCGGGTGACGGATCTCCCGCAGCACAACTTCTGGGGCGTCTCCTACACCGACGAGCAGTGCCTAGAGACCGTCCGGCGCTACGGGCTGCCCAACACCCGGGTGGTGAATGACCCAGGTCAATCCGCGGCCGACGACCTCGTGGCCGGCCGGATCCTGGGGTGGTTCCAGGGGCCGATGGAGTTCGGTCAGCGGGCGCTCGGCGGGCGCTCCATCCTGCTCGACCCCAGGCGGAGCGACGGCAAGGAAGTCGTGAACTCTGCAATCAAGTTCCGGGAGGCGTTCCGGCCGTTCGCGCCCGCCATCCTGGCCGAACGGGTCCATGAGTACTTCGACTGCGTGCCCGGCACCCGGGTCCCCTACATGGAGAAGGTCCTGCGGTTCCGACCGGAGAAGGCGTCCGAAGTCCCTGCCGTCGTCCACGTTGACGGCACTGGCCGCTTACAGACGGTCGACGCCGGCGCCGCTCCCCGCTACCACAGGATGATCGAGTGTTTCGCTGAGGCGACCGGCGTCCCGCTGGTCCTCAACACAAGCTTCAACCTCAACGGCGAGCCCATAGTGTGCTCGCCCGAGGATGCCATCCGCACATTCTTCACATGCGGGCTTGATGTCCTGTACCTCGGTAACGTCCGGGTCGCCAAGTGA